From a single Pongo pygmaeus isolate AG05252 chromosome 12, NHGRI_mPonPyg2-v2.0_pri, whole genome shotgun sequence genomic region:
- the LOC129030405 gene encoding hsc70-interacting protein-like — protein sequence MDPCKVNELRAFVKMCKQYLSVLHTEEMLFLREWVESMVGKVPSASQKAKSEENTKEEKPDSKKVEEDLKADEPSSEESDLEIDKEVVIEPDAAAPQEMGDENAEIMEEMMDQANDEKVAAIEALNDGELQKAIDFFTDAIKLNPCLAILYAKRASVFVKLQKPNAAIRDCDRAIEINLDSAQPHKW from the coding sequence ATGGACCCCTGCAAAGTGAACGAGCTTCGGGCCTTTGTGAAAATGTGTAAGCAGTATCTGAGTGTTCTGCACACCGAGGAAATGCTCTTCCTGAGGGAGTGGGTGGAGAGCATGGTGGGTAAAGTACCATCTGCTTCTCAGAAAgctaaatcagaagaaaataccaAGGAAGAAAAACCTGATAGTAAGAAGGTGGAGGAAGACTTAAAGGCAGACGAACCATCAAGTGAGGAAAGTGATCTAGAAATTGATAAAGAAGTTGTGATTGAACCAGACGCTGCTGCCCCTCAAGAAATGGGAGATGAAAATGCAGAGATAATGGAGGAGATGATGGATCAGGCAAACGATGAGAAAGTGGCTGCTATTGAAGCCCTAAATGATGGTGAACTCCAGAAAGCCATTGACTTTTTCACAGATGCCATCAAGCTGAATCCTTGCTTGGCCATTTTGTATGCCAAGAGGGCCAGTGTCTTCGTCAAATTACAGAAGCCAAATGCTGCCATCCGAGACTGTGACAGAGCCATTGAAATAAATCTTGATTCTGCTCAGCCTCACAAGTGGTGA